In Paenibacillus algicola, a genomic segment contains:
- a CDS encoding CotH kinase family protein translates to MELPVYRILIEDNKLAWLNKHIWSEQFVKARISYKGKEVPISLRYRGGHTREYPKRSYEIRTASATYHFNAEHDDPSLIRNALSFKLFETLKVPSPRTRHCLLYINQQRAGVYLQIEAVLPRFFRRRRIPVKSIIYAVNRHADFSHKESRGLSWFAGYRLIAGDEGERRRFVAFLQGMHEGSRAERAQFLEQHLHVEQYLRWLCGAVLTGNYDGFNQNYTIYEHGETRRYQMLPWDYEGTWGRNCYGKRVGADLVRITGYNKLTEQILSIPSYRRLYRSLLLHSMDTVFTPHKQLEQAGERFDAIAGELYKDKEYKWSRQEIQADLGVIYRYIQDRRGYIYSRLHQL, encoded by the coding sequence ATGGAGCTGCCGGTGTACCGAATCCTGATTGAGGACAACAAGCTGGCCTGGCTTAACAAACACATCTGGTCGGAGCAGTTCGTCAAAGCCCGCATCTCTTATAAAGGAAAAGAGGTACCCATCTCCCTCCGTTACCGCGGAGGGCACACCCGGGAATATCCCAAGCGCTCTTACGAAATTCGTACGGCGTCAGCCACCTATCATTTCAATGCTGAGCATGATGATCCATCATTGATTCGTAATGCCCTGTCGTTCAAGTTATTTGAGACGTTGAAGGTACCGAGTCCCCGAACCCGTCATTGCCTGCTTTATATTAATCAACAGCGGGCGGGCGTGTATTTGCAAATTGAGGCTGTGCTGCCGCGATTTTTTCGCAGGCGGAGGATTCCCGTGAAGAGCATCATTTACGCGGTGAACCGCCATGCCGACTTCTCCCACAAAGAAAGCCGCGGGCTGTCCTGGTTCGCAGGATACCGGCTGATCGCCGGGGACGAAGGGGAGCGGCGGCGGTTCGTTGCCTTTTTGCAGGGAATGCATGAAGGGAGCAGGGCGGAGAGGGCGCAGTTTCTTGAGCAGCATCTTCACGTGGAGCAGTATTTACGCTGGCTATGCGGGGCGGTGCTGACAGGGAATTATGACGGATTCAATCAAAACTATACGATCTACGAGCATGGAGAAACCCGGCGTTATCAGATGCTGCCTTGGGATTACGAGGGCACCTGGGGGCGCAACTGCTACGGAAAGAGAGTAGGGGCGGATTTGGTCCGGATTACGGGATATAACAAGCTGACCGAGCAGATTTTGAGCATCCCCTCCTACCGCAGGCTGTACCGGAGCCTGCTGCTTCACAGCATGGATACGGTGTTTACTCCGCATAAGCAGCTGGAGCAGGCGGGAGAGCGGTTTGATGCTATCGCAGGGGAGCTATACAAGGATAAGGAATACAAATGGAGCAGGCAGGAAATCCAGGCTGATCTCGGCGTCATCTACCGCTACATCCAGGATCGCAGAGGGTATATTTACAGCCGGCTTCATCAGCTGTGA
- a CDS encoding ABC transporter substrate-binding protein, whose protein sequence is MSSLFRNKSWLVLLALSMLLIVSACGGSSSSDTPAETPAASGSNNNTNEGSAAEGESRTIKHAMGEETLTGTPERVVVLTNEGTEALLAVGVKPVGAVQSWVGDPWYDHIKDQMEGVEVLGEETQPNIELIAGLKPDLIIGNKVRHEQIYDQLKQIAPTVFAEELSGNWKNNMTLYAEAVNKKAEGEQAFADFDKRVEEVKSKLGEKANTKVSVVRFTAADVRTYMKDSFSGVMLEQLGIARPAEQDKNEFVEKLTKERIPAMDGDVMFYFVQEDVGSTDAQKAAEEWMNEPLFQSLNVAKTGEVHQVNEVVWNLAGGYLAANLLLEEIATYFEVN, encoded by the coding sequence ATGTCATCTTTATTCCGTAATAAATCCTGGCTGGTTCTGTTGGCCTTGTCCATGCTGCTGATCGTTTCGGCCTGCGGTGGAAGCTCCAGCAGTGATACTCCAGCAGAGACGCCGGCGGCTTCCGGCTCCAATAACAACACGAACGAAGGTAGTGCTGCAGAAGGCGAGTCCCGCACCATCAAGCATGCAATGGGAGAAGAGACGCTGACAGGCACACCGGAGCGCGTCGTCGTGCTGACGAACGAAGGTACAGAAGCGCTGCTGGCCGTTGGCGTGAAGCCTGTCGGTGCCGTTCAATCCTGGGTAGGTGACCCTTGGTATGATCATATTAAGGACCAGATGGAAGGCGTTGAAGTGCTGGGGGAGGAAACCCAGCCGAACATCGAGCTGATTGCGGGACTGAAGCCGGATCTCATTATCGGCAACAAGGTTCGTCACGAGCAAATTTATGATCAGCTGAAGCAGATTGCTCCGACTGTATTTGCCGAAGAACTGTCCGGCAACTGGAAGAACAATATGACGCTGTATGCCGAGGCGGTAAACAAGAAAGCCGAAGGCGAGCAAGCTTTTGCTGATTTTGACAAGCGTGTGGAGGAAGTGAAATCCAAGCTTGGCGAGAAGGCGAATACGAAAGTGTCTGTCGTTCGTTTCACAGCAGCAGATGTCCGTACCTACATGAAGGACAGCTTTAGCGGCGTCATGCTGGAGCAGCTCGGCATTGCCAGACCTGCCGAACAGGACAAGAACGAGTTCGTAGAGAAGCTGACGAAGGAACGTATTCCGGCGATGGACGGTGACGTGATGTTCTACTTCGTGCAGGAGGATGTAGGCTCCACCGATGCTCAGAAGGCAGCCGAGGAGTGGATGAACGAGCCGCTCTTCCAGAGCCTAAATGTGGCCAAGACCGGCGAGGTTCATCAAGTGAACGAGGTTGTATGGAACCTGGCTGGCGGCTACCTCGCAGCCAACCTCCTGCTGGAAGAGATTGCGACTTACTTCGAAGTCAATTAA
- a CDS encoding FecCD family ABC transporter permease, translating into MGVLQSRNARLWGLLGGLVLLLAVMLMSILLGLQNFNFSMLLDTYQAFNGSTEHMIIRDTRVPRTLIGAMVGAGLAASGAVMQAITRNPLASPSIFGINSGAVLCIVIAIAVLGGGLTMSGMIWIAFAGAALTALLVFVLGFSGPGGFAPVKLTLAGSAIAAFSASITSGIILIDKQSLDQAMFWMIGSVVNRSIEHVTAMLPYFAAGMVVALLLARALNVAMLGDDVSKGLGISLLLVRAGACVSVVLLAGSGVAVAGPIAFVGIVVPHLCRSLVGHDHRWLIPYCAIGGGILLVSGDLVSRFIIMPKEVPVGVAMALIGVPFLIYIVRRKSYVL; encoded by the coding sequence ATGGGAGTGCTTCAAAGCCGCAATGCCCGGCTCTGGGGATTGCTTGGGGGGCTGGTCCTGCTGCTGGCAGTCATGCTGATGAGCATCTTGCTGGGTTTGCAAAATTTCAATTTCAGCATGCTGCTGGATACCTATCAAGCCTTCAATGGCTCTACCGAGCATATGATTATTCGCGATACGCGGGTGCCGCGGACCTTGATCGGAGCCATGGTCGGTGCGGGGCTTGCAGCCTCGGGAGCCGTTATGCAGGCCATCACCCGCAATCCGCTGGCGTCTCCGTCCATATTCGGCATTAATTCCGGCGCCGTACTGTGCATCGTCATTGCGATTGCCGTTCTTGGGGGCGGTTTGACCATGAGCGGCATGATCTGGATTGCGTTTGCAGGCGCGGCCCTGACCGCTCTGCTTGTGTTCGTGCTTGGCTTTAGCGGGCCCGGGGGCTTTGCCCCCGTCAAGCTGACTCTGGCAGGCTCCGCCATTGCGGCATTTTCGGCCTCCATCACCTCAGGCATTATTCTGATTGATAAGCAGTCACTGGATCAGGCGATGTTCTGGATGATCGGCTCTGTCGTGAACCGGAGCATCGAGCACGTCACGGCGATGCTTCCGTATTTCGCAGCCGGCATGGTCGTGGCGCTGCTGCTGGCAAGAGCCTTGAATGTAGCCATGCTGGGCGATGATGTGTCCAAGGGACTCGGCATCTCGTTGCTTCTGGTGCGGGCCGGTGCCTGTGTGTCGGTCGTGCTGCTCGCCGGCAGCGGCGTTGCGGTTGCGGGGCCGATTGCTTTTGTCGGGATTGTGGTCCCGCATCTGTGCCGCTCGCTGGTCGGTCACGACCATCGCTGGCTCATTCCTTACTGTGCCATTGGCGGTGGGATCCTGCTCGTCTCAGGGGATCTGGTCTCGCGCTTCATTATTATGCCAAAAGAGGTGCCTGTGGGGGTTGCCATGGCATTGATTGGCGTTCCATTTCTGATTTATATCGTACGGAGGAAGTCCTATGTCTTATAA
- a CDS encoding FecCD family ABC transporter permease codes for MSYKLNAVRHDPASRRRRNALILSVLSLLVILLVLISISVGSTTIPLLEVAASLLGLGESGSSLIVIQFRLPRVLAALLVGAMLAVAGALLQGVIRNPLAAPDLIGVTGGASVVVVAFMTLYTGAFSYHFIPVLAILGALGAGMLVYVLAWKNGVSPLRLVLIGVGISTALSAMTTFLLISGTAYHAAQVLNWITGSVYGTGWKQVAAIAPWAGVIIPLSFLFSRSLNAQSMGDTVAIGLGTRIQRDRMLIILCSIALAGAAVGIAGTLSFIGLIAPHIARRLVGSAYGILMPTAALIGAVILLLADLAGRMLFQPLDIPAGVFTAAIGAPFFFYLLYKRM; via the coding sequence ATGTCTTATAAACTGAATGCAGTCCGCCACGATCCTGCCTCCCGCCGCCGAAGAAATGCGCTCATCTTAAGCGTGCTTTCGCTGCTGGTCATCCTGCTAGTGCTGATCAGCATCTCGGTCGGCAGCACCACAATTCCGCTGCTAGAGGTAGCCGCTTCCCTGCTGGGGCTTGGAGAGAGCGGCAGTTCCTTGATTGTCATCCAGTTCCGTCTGCCCCGAGTCTTGGCTGCCTTGCTGGTAGGAGCCATGCTGGCGGTAGCCGGCGCCTTGCTGCAGGGCGTGATTCGTAATCCGCTCGCTGCCCCGGATCTGATCGGTGTCACCGGCGGGGCCTCTGTGGTGGTCGTGGCCTTTATGACTCTGTACACCGGCGCATTCAGCTATCACTTCATTCCGGTGCTGGCGATTCTCGGGGCACTGGGAGCGGGCATGCTGGTATACGTGCTGGCGTGGAAGAATGGCGTTTCACCGCTGCGGCTCGTGCTGATCGGCGTAGGCATTTCGACAGCCCTCAGCGCGATGACCACGTTCCTGCTGATCAGCGGCACAGCTTATCATGCGGCTCAGGTGCTGAACTGGATTACGGGCAGCGTCTATGGCACAGGCTGGAAGCAGGTTGCGGCCATCGCGCCCTGGGCAGGTGTCATCATTCCGCTGTCCTTTCTCTTCTCCCGCTCGCTGAACGCGCAGTCGATGGGCGATACGGTCGCTATCGGGCTTGGAACGCGGATTCAGCGGGACAGGATGCTCATTATTCTATGCAGCATTGCCCTGGCGGGAGCGGCGGTGGGCATTGCCGGCACGCTGTCCTTTATCGGCTTGATTGCTCCGCATATCGCAAGGCGACTGGTAGGCAGCGCCTACGGCATCCTGATGCCAACCGCGGCGCTGATCGGCGCGGTCATTCTGCTGCTGGCGGACCTCGCCGGGCGGATGCTGTTCCAGCCGCTGGACATACCGGCAGGCGTGTTTACCGCTGCGATTGGTGCGCCGTTCTTTTTTTACCTGTTATATAAAAGAATGTAG
- a CDS encoding YcxB family protein, producing MEVHVDLHKEDFWRFNRYVMFHMPKYRTMMLSALISVPLLSILLLRFSSFDWVYSVVVGVLIGILCDLLFVYRIKSRTMSMVKHNEGILGERTITVDRTAVHESNDKTQLRYDWSGIHDLRRDGDYLYIFVNSMQAVIIPKRSFGSPEAEQSYVKAVEDYSNKTFA from the coding sequence ATGGAAGTACACGTTGATTTACACAAAGAAGATTTTTGGCGCTTTAACCGGTATGTGATGTTTCATATGCCGAAGTATAGAACGATGATGCTGTCAGCGCTGATTTCCGTACCGCTGCTCAGTATTCTGCTGCTGAGATTCTCCAGCTTTGACTGGGTGTATTCAGTGGTGGTGGGCGTGCTGATCGGCATTCTGTGCGACCTGCTGTTTGTATACCGGATCAAGAGCCGTACGATGAGCATGGTGAAGCATAATGAGGGCATTCTGGGGGAACGAACCATTACCGTGGACCGTACAGCGGTGCACGAGTCCAACGACAAGACCCAGCTGCGCTATGACTGGAGCGGCATTCATGATTTGCGGCGGGATGGGGATTACTTGTATATTTTCGTGAATTCGATGCAAGCGGTCATCATTCCGAAGCGTTCCTTTGGAAGTCCTGAGGCAGAGCAATCATATGTGAAGGCAGTTGAGGACTACTCCAATAAGACATTTGCATGA
- a CDS encoding DUF4177 domain-containing protein, which yields MEQWEYKTVKYATKGFLGGKVDEEDLSELFNGLGYEGWELVSCFDTSISQGQSRDIIAIFKRRAFTGL from the coding sequence ATGGAGCAATGGGAGTACAAGACGGTCAAGTACGCCACCAAGGGGTTTCTGGGCGGAAAGGTGGACGAGGAGGATCTGAGCGAGCTGTTTAACGGTCTCGGGTACGAGGGCTGGGAGCTGGTGTCGTGCTTTGATACGAGCATTTCTCAAGGACAGTCGCGGGATATTATTGCGATCTTTAAGCGCCGTGCCTTTACAGGATTATAA
- a CDS encoding response regulator transcription factor, translated as MSIRVFIAEDQRMVRGALALLLDLEEDIEVVGQAGDGQEALNVIRQLQPDIALLDIEMPVLSGLEVAEKIATTVPTCRCVILTTFARPGYFERAVKAGVQGYLLKDEPSERLAEALRRIMDGRREVSPELVFGTVREANPLSQREQQILRLAANGSSSSDIAQQLHLSYGTVRNYMSEALNKLGARNRLEAIALAEEKGWISS; from the coding sequence ATGAGCATCCGGGTGTTTATTGCAGAAGACCAGCGCATGGTGCGGGGAGCACTGGCCCTGCTGCTGGATTTAGAAGAGGATATTGAGGTGGTTGGCCAGGCGGGCGACGGCCAGGAGGCGCTGAATGTCATCCGGCAGCTGCAGCCGGACATTGCGCTGCTGGATATCGAGATGCCGGTCTTGTCGGGACTTGAGGTTGCCGAAAAAATCGCGACAACTGTCCCGACATGCCGGTGCGTGATACTCACGACCTTCGCAAGGCCGGGATATTTCGAGCGGGCGGTGAAGGCAGGTGTACAGGGCTATCTGCTGAAGGACGAGCCCAGCGAGCGATTGGCTGAAGCGCTGCGGCGCATTATGGACGGCCGGCGGGAGGTATCGCCAGAGCTTGTGTTCGGCACCGTGAGAGAGGCCAACCCGTTGTCGCAGCGGGAGCAGCAGATTTTGCGCCTGGCTGCGAACGGCAGCAGTTCCAGTGACATCGCACAGCAGCTTCACCTCTCCTACGGTACGGTTCGCAATTATATGTCAGAGGCACTGAACAAGCTGGGGGCCCGAAACCGGCTGGAGGCCATTGCTCTGGCCGAAGAAAAAGGCTGGATCTCATCATGA
- a CDS encoding sensor histidine kinase gives MKQPIELFPRKLGLLPYVFLIYLFLPIVNLFTYEDGLRFGFGVVMLLLFLVSYRELYFGETRPGFLFWLLLQLGIIFTFSMLYGLTYLFMGFYTANFIGWYTQSRKFWSALLLLYMVELIPLIYRISQAWNPDLLFVFPFMIIMLLSPFAIRSMNSKLELKAQLDQANEQIRNLIKGEERMRIARDLHDTLGHTLSLITLKSQVIDKLAAVNPDQVREEAREIERQSRAALRQVRELVSDMRTATLAGELKEAAVLLSSAGIEMTIEGEPHFQRMPDTTHNILSLCLREAITNIVKHSQASHCRLSFQQTDRDWQMTVQDDGIGISREAASFNVREKNGLKGMAERLALVNGKMELLNAKGTLLQLSVPIVVKDPQRSEAG, from the coding sequence TTGAAGCAGCCAATTGAGCTATTTCCGCGCAAGCTGGGACTGCTCCCTTATGTATTTCTCATTTATTTATTTCTCCCGATCGTCAATCTGTTTACTTACGAGGATGGCCTGAGGTTCGGGTTTGGCGTGGTCATGCTGCTCTTGTTCCTCGTGTCATACCGGGAGCTGTACTTCGGGGAAACTCGGCCCGGCTTTCTATTCTGGCTGCTGCTGCAGCTGGGAATCATATTCACGTTCTCCATGCTCTACGGTCTTACGTATTTGTTTATGGGCTTTTATACGGCTAATTTTATCGGCTGGTATACCCAGTCCCGTAAATTCTGGAGTGCCCTGCTGCTGCTCTATATGGTAGAGCTGATCCCGCTGATATATCGAATCAGCCAGGCTTGGAATCCCGATCTGCTCTTTGTATTTCCTTTTATGATCATTATGCTACTTTCTCCATTCGCCATTCGCTCCATGAACAGCAAGCTGGAGCTGAAAGCGCAGCTGGATCAGGCGAATGAGCAGATACGCAATTTGATCAAGGGGGAGGAACGGATGCGGATTGCCCGGGATTTGCATGATACGCTGGGACATACGCTGTCCTTGATTACTTTGAAGAGCCAGGTGATCGACAAGCTTGCTGCCGTAAATCCGGATCAGGTCCGGGAGGAAGCCCGGGAGATCGAGAGACAGTCGCGCGCCGCGCTCCGCCAGGTTCGCGAGCTTGTGTCCGATATGCGCACTGCCACGCTGGCCGGCGAGCTGAAGGAGGCCGCTGTGCTTTTAAGCAGCGCGGGAATAGAGATGACGATCGAAGGCGAGCCCCATTTTCAGAGGATGCCGGATACGACGCACAACATTCTAAGTCTTTGCCTGAGAGAAGCCATTACGAACATCGTGAAGCACAGCCAGGCCTCCCACTGCCGCCTCTCTTTTCAGCAGACGGACAGAGACTGGCAAATGACGGTACAGGATGACGGTATCGGGATTTCCCGTGAGGCCGCAAGCTTTAACGTCAGGGAGAAGAACGGGCTGAAGGGTATGGCAGAACGGCTAGCCTTGGTCAATGGCAAAATGGAGCTGCTGAACGCAAAGGGCACACTCCTTCAGCTTTCAGTACCGATTGTCGTGAAGGACCCCCAAAGGAGTGAGGCAGGATGA
- a CDS encoding ABC transporter permease yields the protein MTGKLISLQCRMELLRILRNPYFIFWSLVMPIAFYYIFTRVVNTGAGDPGAYQARYLMSMTTFSVMGSAIMTLGIRLVQEQSLGWSTLMKVVPLPASIYFLGKMFGQTLLLLLSIAVIFSAGVLINDVQLQAWQWISSGVWILAASAPFLAIGTLIGTMKRVDTASGVSNGIYLVLALLGGMWMPLEMLPSFLQSIGKWLPSYHFASGGWAITEGGLPELQSVLILTGYLVLFMVISTYVRHKQQAV from the coding sequence ATGACTGGAAAGCTGATTTCCCTGCAGTGCCGCATGGAACTGCTTCGCATCCTGCGGAACCCGTATTTTATTTTTTGGTCGCTCGTGATGCCCATTGCGTTCTATTACATCTTTACCCGCGTCGTCAATACGGGGGCTGGGGACCCCGGCGCATACCAGGCTCGCTATCTGATGTCCATGACCACATTCAGCGTGATGGGCTCGGCGATCATGACGCTCGGCATCCGGCTCGTGCAGGAGCAATCGCTCGGCTGGTCCACACTGATGAAGGTCGTGCCGTTGCCGGCCAGCATTTATTTCCTGGGAAAAATGTTCGGCCAGACGCTGCTGCTGCTGCTCTCCATCGCTGTCATTTTCTCAGCAGGTGTCCTGATCAATGATGTTCAGCTGCAGGCCTGGCAATGGATCAGCAGCGGTGTATGGATCCTGGCCGCATCTGCCCCTTTTCTGGCCATCGGCACACTCATTGGCACCATGAAGCGCGTCGACACCGCCAGCGGCGTGAGCAACGGAATTTATCTGGTATTGGCGCTGCTGGGCGGCATGTGGATGCCGCTGGAGATGCTGCCCTCCTTCCTGCAATCCATCGGCAAGTGGCTGCCTTCCTACCACTTTGCAAGCGGAGGCTGGGCCATAACCGAGGGCGGCCTGCCGGAGCTGCAGTCCGTGCTTATTTTGACAGGATATTTAGTCCTGTTTATGGTAATATCCACGTATGTACGCCACAAACAGCAAGCTGTCTAA
- a CDS encoding ABC transporter ATP-binding protein — protein sequence MSLNITQNTAVAVAIHNVSKQFGSKRAVDGVSFTLQQGSITAILGPNGAGKTTILSMMLGLLEPDAGTVEVLGGSPKDLKVRRRIGAMLQEVSVMDSLKAGEILELIRGYYPKPMEMAEVMQLTGLNQEDLSKRATKMSGGQKRKLSFALALAGNPDLLFFDEPTVGLDTTARRLFWSTVRSLAAQGKSILFTTHYLQEADDNADRIVLFKDGRIAADGSPAEIKARLSRKSLSFQCRSGTAANIIARLEAVPDVTGLQQEQGRLHVYTNNTDLVLSIIFKEELPVHDIQMDQGSLDEAFEQLTARKEEVV from the coding sequence TTGAGTTTAAATATTACGCAAAATACGGCGGTGGCAGTGGCAATTCATAACGTCAGCAAGCAGTTTGGCAGCAAGCGGGCCGTAGATGGGGTATCCTTTACCCTCCAGCAAGGCAGCATTACAGCCATTCTGGGTCCCAATGGGGCCGGAAAAACCACAATCCTATCCATGATGCTGGGCTTGCTGGAGCCGGATGCCGGCACGGTTGAGGTGCTTGGCGGCAGTCCGAAGGACCTGAAGGTCCGGCGCCGGATCGGGGCGATGCTGCAGGAGGTCAGTGTGATGGACAGCCTGAAGGCTGGTGAAATCCTGGAGCTGATCAGAGGCTATTACCCCAAGCCCATGGAAATGGCTGAGGTGATGCAGCTGACCGGGCTTAACCAAGAAGATCTTAGCAAGCGGGCGACCAAAATGTCCGGCGGACAAAAGCGCAAGCTGAGCTTTGCCCTGGCGCTGGCCGGTAATCCGGACCTGCTCTTCTTCGACGAGCCCACCGTGGGGCTGGATACGACCGCGCGGCGGCTGTTCTGGTCTACGGTACGGAGTTTGGCGGCACAAGGAAAAAGCATCCTGTTTACGACTCACTACCTTCAAGAAGCCGACGACAATGCAGACCGGATTGTGCTGTTTAAGGACGGGCGTATCGCTGCAGACGGCAGCCCGGCTGAGATCAAAGCCAGGCTGTCCCGTAAATCCCTGTCGTTCCAGTGCCGCAGCGGCACCGCTGCGAATATCATTGCCCGGCTGGAGGCTGTACCTGACGTCACCGGGCTCCAGCAGGAGCAGGGGCGCCTGCACGTTTACACTAACAATACTGATTTGGTGTTATCGATCATTTTCAAAGAGGAGCTGCCCGTTCACGACATCCAGATGGATCAGGGCAGTCTTGATGAAGCGTTTGAACAGCTCACAGCCCGGAAAGAGGAGGTCGTCTGA
- a CDS encoding glucose-1-dehydrogenase, which yields MYGDLQGKTVIVTGASSGIGKAIALRFGKEKANVVMTYNSNPDPMEEMIAEIKETGGQAVAVQANVSQEEDIRKLISTAHEHFGALHVMVNNAGIENEVPSEKLSLDDWKKVIDVNLTGAFLGSREAISYMLEHGIEGSVINMSSVHEVIPWPHFVHYAASKGGVKLMTETLALEFAPKGIRVNNIGPGAIYTPINQEKFDDPESRKSVEAMIPMGYIGKPEQIASVAAWLASSESSYVTGITLFADGGMTKYPSFQGGNG from the coding sequence ATGTACGGAGATTTGCAAGGAAAGACTGTGATCGTGACGGGAGCGTCCTCCGGGATCGGGAAGGCGATCGCTCTTCGGTTCGGCAAGGAGAAGGCCAATGTGGTCATGACCTATAACAGCAATCCGGACCCGATGGAGGAAATGATTGCAGAGATTAAGGAGACGGGAGGACAAGCCGTCGCAGTGCAGGCAAACGTATCGCAGGAGGAGGATATCCGCAAGCTGATCTCCACCGCGCACGAGCATTTCGGTGCCCTGCATGTCATGGTGAACAATGCCGGCATTGAGAATGAGGTTCCCTCCGAGAAGCTGTCCCTGGACGACTGGAAAAAGGTCATTGATGTGAATCTGACCGGGGCCTTCCTGGGATCCAGGGAAGCGATCAGCTACATGCTGGAGCATGGCATTGAGGGCTCGGTCATCAATATGTCGAGTGTGCATGAGGTCATCCCCTGGCCACATTTTGTCCACTATGCTGCCAGTAAAGGCGGGGTCAAGCTCATGACGGAAACGCTGGCGCTGGAATTTGCCCCGAAGGGGATTCGGGTCAACAACATTGGTCCGGGAGCGATCTACACGCCGATTAATCAGGAGAAGTTCGACGATCCGGAATCGCGCAAAAGTGTAGAGGCGATGATTCCGATGGGATATATCGGCAAGCCGGAGCAGATTGCCTCTGTTGCCGCCTGGCTGGCGTCCTCGGAATCGAGCTATGTTACCGGGATTACCCTGTTTGCGGATGGAGGCATGACCAAGTATCCTTCCTTTCAGGGAGGAAACGGTTAG
- a CDS encoding ROK family glucokinase: MSENIYVGVDLGGTAIKVGICNEEGQLLQTYEGPTETSKGVEAVINNIEKYVRHIVEESPYSWDQLAGVGAGFAGFTNIREGIIIFAPNVGFKDVPIRAILEERFGKPVKIDNDANVAALGEAWSGAGRGVDNCVCFTLGTGVGGGIIINGRIYQGFGGMAGELGHITVVPDLEAIQCGCGKMGCLETVSSATGIIRMAKDAVARGDRTSLALADSITAKEVFDAAKAGDEVAMRIVNRAAYYLGKSMSSVAAVLNPEVFIIGGGVSKAGDFLFDEIRSVFQKLTPEPLQRGVRIVAAELGNDAGIVGAAGLHLRS; the protein is encoded by the coding sequence ATGTCTGAGAACATCTACGTAGGTGTCGATTTAGGCGGAACGGCGATCAAGGTCGGGATCTGCAACGAGGAAGGGCAGCTTCTGCAGACATATGAGGGACCGACAGAAACGTCCAAGGGCGTGGAGGCGGTTATTAACAATATAGAGAAATATGTTCGTCATATTGTCGAGGAGTCTCCTTACAGCTGGGACCAGTTAGCGGGCGTGGGAGCCGGCTTTGCAGGCTTTACAAATATCCGTGAAGGCATCATCATATTCGCACCGAACGTAGGGTTCAAGGATGTTCCGATTCGCGCCATACTGGAGGAACGATTCGGCAAGCCTGTCAAAATAGACAACGATGCCAATGTAGCCGCGCTGGGAGAAGCCTGGAGCGGTGCCGGACGCGGCGTGGATAACTGTGTCTGCTTTACCCTGGGTACCGGCGTTGGCGGAGGTATTATTATCAACGGCAGGATTTATCAGGGCTTTGGCGGCATGGCCGGCGAGCTCGGGCATATTACCGTCGTGCCGGATCTGGAAGCGATTCAATGCGGCTGCGGCAAGATGGGATGCCTGGAGACGGTCTCCTCGGCAACCGGCATTATTCGGATGGCGAAGGACGCGGTGGCCCGGGGGGATCGCACCTCGCTGGCACTGGCAGACAGCATAACGGCGAAGGAAGTGTTTGATGCGGCAAAGGCTGGAGATGAGGTAGCTATGCGCATCGTCAACCGTGCGGCCTACTACCTGGGCAAGTCCATGTCTTCCGTGGCCGCGGTCCTGAATCCTGAAGTGTTCATTATCGGCGGGGGTGTATCCAAGGCCGGAGATTTCCTGTTTGATGAAATTCGTTCGGTATTTCAGAAGCTGACGCCGGAGCCGCTGCAGCGCGGTGTTCGCATCGTAGCGGCAGAGCTTGGCAATGATGCTGGAATCGTCGGCGCTGCCGGCCTTCACCTGCGCTCTTAA